The nucleotide sequence attctggagcagACACCTCAATAGTAGTTTTTGagcagctttttttcaaaataaaaataatcaaaaatttcccgtttgcgagaagatttttgaaatttgcgcgaatcgcagtatttcgtcatgaactaaccccacgagggcgaatttcgccatttccagccgttctggagcctccagtgctatttttcaatttctccagaattttcaatttgcttcagaaggcgtgaatatgaagttgggcaactaaaaatcgagttgtgtgttatactcgacctgtttaacgaatttatccacatttgagccgattctggagcagacacctcaagagtggttttttgacaagctttttttcaaaataaaaatattcaaaatcaaaaatttctcgtttgtggGAACCATTTCTGGCCTTTCACCTCCCTTTTAATATTTGGATATTTCTTTATTATGAGAAAAGCTGGTGAAAAACCCACTcctgaggtgtcccctccagaatcagctcaaatgtgaataaattcgttaaacagttcgagtataacacacaactcgatttttagctgcccaacttcatattcacgccttctggagcaaattgaagattctggagaaattgaaaaatcgcgctgtagcctccagaatggctggaaatggtgaaatacGCCCTCGTGGTGTAAAATAtgtactgcgattcgcgcaaattttaaaaattttctctcaaacgggaaatttttgatttttgaaaatttttattttgaaaaaaagctggtcaaaaaaccactctagAGGTGTCCCCTTCCAGAATCAGCTCacatgtggataaattcgttaaacagatcgagctTAACACACATCTCGATTTTAgccgcccaacttcatattcacgccttctggagcaaattcaaaattctggagaaatttaaaagtagcgctggaggctccagatcagtgggaaatggcggaattcATTCTTGGGAGGTTAGTTGTTGAcgaaatacagtgattcgcgcaaatttcaaaaatctcctcgcaaactggaaacttttgatttttttggattttttatttgaaaaaaactggtcaaaaaatcactcttgagtgTCCCttccaaaaccgactcaaatgtggataaacttgttaaacagatcgagtataacacacaactcgatttttagctgcccaacttcatattcacgccttctggagcaaattgaaaattctggagaaattgaaaaataactttggaggctccagaatggctggaaatagcgaaatttggatttgggggttaatatcagttttaggactgattttgaacatttttactgatcaagtacgtactttttttaaaaaatcataaatcaccaaaatagtcaattttggattttcaaaaattcgccaaaatttaggggttttagaacatgttctttccaaaaatcggggtcccgttcaaatcggaggcggacacctcaagaagttCCCTTGTCAGATTATCCATATTCCAACAAAACCTGAAAGATTGATTATTACTCCAAAATTAACGCTACAGAGACATCGTGATTGATCGTTATCAATGTTACCACCGCGGCGCTTgcgcgataaaaaaaaacaacagcgAAGCAAATGTACCCATTGACGTTATACCTctaggtaaggtacatataaCGTCAATGAATGTACCTAACCACgagcttttccaaaaaaacaagaggaagtggaaaaaattattaagttgAATAAGTCGATTTGATGGCAGAGTTatagttcaaaaagttgtaaagttgAGCAATctttttcttggatttttgttttttgaaaaaatatcaatggcAAATATTTGTGCATTCAGTTCTAAAACATGTAGGTCTATTCTGTTTGTGGAAAGTTAGAATTTGAAGagacttttttctgaaaaaacagGAGAGTAATATCAAATGAGTGgatatgaataattgaattAGTCTAGAGGCGTTTAAAACAGAACTACTTTAATTGGAATAAAAACTGTAAAGGTGatataaatacattttttttttgagagagaatttgtttcaatttttgttaaagaGTCTAGAAGGTATGGGAAGCGTTGTAAAGTTGattagttttcttttctttaattaatttttgtcctttgaaaaatgaaaaacattgaataaatatttttttcccctgGAAACTGAACAGTCGGCAGAAATCCTATTCAAGAGAGAGGGGCGAGAGAAAGGGGAAGAGAGGTAATGGGGGGTTTTGAATGAACACATAAAAGAATCTAAATGGACGAGAAGAAAGAAGAAGTaaagtgtttttttcctttcatttttttaattttatgctcAATGCTCATGCTCTTGCTCATTAGTCATTGGAGGAGATTTTCCGTGCATGGAGGGAAGTCTTTTCTAAAATAACGGGGAAAGGtagaaaatattataaatttgactagtttttttttttgaatatttatccTATAAGAAATTTTAGATCGAGGAAAACTTTGGACCACGAAGACTGAACAGAAATCTTGAAGGTgcctggggggaggggggtagtAGAAGTGAAAGATGTTGAAGATGATAGCTTTTCTTTCAAgtgcctacttttttttaaaaaatgttcaagtttttcaaatcaTGAAATATTAATGAACCAACATGGTGATCAGCGAGCATGGACAATAgatgtatgtacctaggtaaaaatattcaattttttttttaaatcatgtaGAAAATAGTTGAGTGTAAGAGATTATTATACATAGGTAATTTAAAGGGGGAAAAAtacgaaagttgaaaatgacaaaagaagataattattataaaacgaaaaatttgtatCTTTCAAACCATTCTCACAATTCAATTCTACATAAGTAGATAGGTAACTAAGTAACATCTGATTCAAGATCAAATCAGATTATAAACTTTGATTAATGTGTTGAGTCCGGTTCTGATTTCCATGCCTTTCTCATTTCAGTAACACGATATCAATAGAATGAACAATCATTGAAACAGAATAATgtattcaaaaatcataaataaataatagaaAGATTCATATCTTTCGATTTAATAAAATCACACCAAACCAatacttttcaatttatcaTTTCAAACCATAAAATAAATATAACACTACGCTTACATCCTTATTGATGAGCATCAATACTACAATAATCTAAAGGTTTAAACGTTACGACTAGTTTAATTAATGGAAATTGAAACATCGTAAATTATTGTAAAGAAAACACATTAATAAGAAATCGTGAAGCCCATCTCGTCGAGATAATAATTGAacatttggttgaaaaaaacaaaaaaattcacgtataaaattcaaatacatacaaacgTTATAAACCAAAGTCTTGAAATTTGATATCAAAATACCAATATGATAATCTCcaaaatggaataaattcaAGATTATACTGCATCGTTGCAGTTTCAGTAATACTATACAGTCGAATGCTTAAATGCAGCTTATCATTAATCTTAAACAGTAAAGCATGGTAACTGCGTGTATTTTGAAATCAGTCGCAAGtgtaagaataaaaaatttcaactatcaACTAAGTAAacttatttttcacttttcgacAGCAAATTCtttcataatattcaaaatatcaCTATGAAGTAAGccgcaaaatttcatttaagttttgaaaaacttggaatgTATACTTGAAATAGAATAAACTAGGAAGTTACAAAATCACGACGAGCCCTAGAAGTCGTCATTCACCAAACATAACAAttaaaatagaatcaaaaataTAAACCCAACACGtcctgaattttaaaaaaagatatgtCGAGCGAATTGAAACTTGGAAAGTAATCTTAAATTACCACATATAGAATAACACGCTAAAAAGTAATATAAAATAATTCCATATAAATCATCAacaaaataatttgtaaaataatcGATTTAGATACCAAATACCACTTTGTGTTTAGTCGATatcaacaatattttttcataacaatAAAACGATTCTAATACAACAGGAATGAACGTTTCATATACAGGAATGAAAATGGAATGTATATatcagattggaattttttcaaggcCAAACTTTATTAAAAAGTTCCATAAATGAATCGTAAATCATAAACGTGATGGCAACATCTAAACAGACACGTCCTAATCGTGGAACAGTTCCTTTGTAAAATCTGAAACATAATAATGTAATCATGAGTACCTAACTAACATTAAAAAACCGATAGGCaaatgtaattttctaaaaagaaattCATTCCCAATTACGTatctatgaaattttttcgactaaatttcatttctacttcgaggtaaattttttttacttcactttTATCTTGattaaggattttttttcaaactctcaaaaatgtactggctataggtaaatatttttagtggaaaaaatgaattttgattcaaagaaAATCATTCGAATGAAAAAACTGATACGTTTTGGATACTGAATTGTGACACTTACGCAGTAGGGCCTTCGTGTTTCCATATTTTAACGGCACAATCGACCGTATTTTTGTACTTGGCAGCTTCCAAACCCTGCATCCTTGTTTTTACGACATCCAATGGCGTATTACCAAATACCGAAACTGCTCCTGCTATAGCACCAAAAGCACCAACCAATGGTTTAGGAACAGGGGCATTAGGATCACCTTTCCTGTACCAATCTTTAAGCGTTTCCATAACGTAAAATCTCATGGCTTGATTAGTACCCTGTTTCATGATAGTAGGTGACAGGCCCTGATAAACGCCcctaaaacctaaaaaaaaaaaaaaaaaaaaaaatgaagaacagGAGAGGGTATTGTATTGAGactaatattttatttttattttcttgatgaaatttACCTTGTTCTTTAATAATACACGATACACCGTGGAAAAATCCTTTGAATTTAGGATTACCGGAACGCTGATCATTAATGAATTTAACTTTAACTGTTTCCATAGGAGTGACTGCAAATATAGCTTCGCAAACACCGGCTCCTAAACCGCATAATACTCTCATTTGTGGGCTCAAGTTACCTTTCTCATCTACGGcttgttttttgaacatttcaaaggCCCCGAATCTAggagaaaattatgaaattgataGAAACAGAGaattctgttgaaaattgagtatACTGTGCTAATTGCTAATTACCTTACGGCTGATTTTGGTATAGATCCGTATAGCAGTACGCTTAATCCCCTATACAATCCGAAAAATCCATGTCCTTTTACAGTCTTTTTCACACAGTCGCCAATACCATTATATTGTTTAGTTCCAGTGCCGGATTTTTCATCCAGTTGTAACTGCGTTTTCACGTACTCAGTTGGATACGTAATACAAATTTCGATACCGCCGGTGATTCCACCTAAAAACAAATTCTTTACGGTTAAACTGGTTCGACGAGTTGTTTCCTGCATTGTTATTATTACTTACGCTATTTAAATTCGAGTAAAACGATAAATAGGTATGCTGTCGGTGCCTATATCTACCAACTTTTAAATAAACATgggttttttccatttcttcccAAAATTCGGAATTTCGGACACgctaacttttttgaattttcaactttcaaaataagatacctaatatgtatttgcatgaaaattgaaagtattgaaggggaaaaaatgaattgttgaGCATAACCTTCACCAATTAAAATGTTGATAACCTTCATAAAGGATACTGTTCCGCCGAACTATACATTCATTAACCTTAAGACACATTCGTATCTATGTAGAAATGAGCACTCAAGATCGCTGATAAGACAACGCTAGTTAAAATATTATCATCGATATGAACGGAACGGAACGAAATTAACGAAATGTACATTAATTTAATCGCTTTGTAAACACTTTCACACTTCGTTTAAACGCCGAATgccgatttttcaattttgatgtagCTTCGAAACCGCACGCAAAAATTTtgttgtacaaaagttgaaattctccATCAGAAACACGCCGTCACACTGGAATACAATTCCTGAAGAATAACAGTAGATGATGAAATATGAAACACAATTTCCTacttcccgaaaaaaaaaaactcaaattttattcgtGGGCTAAGGTACCTTCATGGCTCCAAAGAAATTGAATTCTTGATATCGGATT is from Planococcus citri chromosome 1, ihPlaCitr1.1, whole genome shotgun sequence and encodes:
- the sea gene encoding putative tricarboxylate transport protein, mitochondrial, yielding MESRRSIYKNPFHRPWLENNGAAAPASGNTGVKGIIAGGITGGIEICITYPTEYVKTQLQLDEKSGTGTKQYNGIGDCVKKTVKGHGFFGLYRGLSVLLYGSIPKSAVRFGAFEMFKKQAVDEKGNLSPQMRVLCGLGAGVCEAIFAVTPMETVKVKFINDQRSGNPKFKGFFHGVSCIIKEQGFRGVYQGLSPTIMKQGTNQAMRFYVMETLKDWYRKGDPNAPVPKPLVGAFGAIAGAVSVFGNTPLDVVKTRMQGLEAAKYKNTVDCAVKIWKHEGPTAFYKGTVPRLGRVCLDVAITFMIYDSFMELFNKVWP